Proteins from a genomic interval of Caldicellulosiruptor diazotrophicus:
- a CDS encoding efflux RND transporter periplasmic adaptor subunit: MQNATKGLKNWQKVVIIVLLISVGFILTFILTMPSGNKKSISSKPKTAKVQRISLKQTLMVSGTVQSRSTRNVISKVNGTLEKVFVENGQYVKTGDLIAKIDDSQAVYKIDSLERQRLDLELQRENLQRQLQNYILKSPQEGFIQNLAAEEGQLVSQGMQIMTIVDDSKMKLSTQLPAWCYGKVKKGQKAEVVVSDLMDRVDGVVESIGSRIYKNDDGVMVFDAKVVVSNKNGSLTEGMRASISLKLSTGEKVTSLSEGVLEVFSKKSIVSPVSGKIEKVFVENGQKVKMDSLLLKFSTDDIEMQIKQLDLKIEEIKSQIEAAKDDLKNFKILSPINGKIADLNLQDGDVVSAGQLICSVYDPKHLAINAQVEELDILKIKPGQKVNIKLDAVESTKNKPIEGYVAEISEKAQVDNSSISKFVVKIEFENSNSVKIGMHAEAEIILKSKESALVVPVEAVHKENGIYYVYVYTQQRAKTSDKNKEQKTVSKTDEYGLDSSYYKDTEKRQVKLGMTTEKYAEILEGLIEGEEVVLPKFDAEKQGQSLFY; the protein is encoded by the coding sequence ATGCAAAATGCAACAAAAGGCCTAAAAAACTGGCAAAAAGTAGTAATCATAGTTTTACTTATCTCAGTGGGATTTATTCTGACATTTATTTTGACGATGCCATCCGGGAACAAAAAAAGTATATCATCTAAACCAAAAACTGCAAAAGTACAGAGGATTTCTTTAAAGCAAACTCTTATGGTGTCTGGCACTGTGCAAAGCAGGAGCACAAGAAATGTTATATCGAAAGTAAATGGAACTTTAGAAAAAGTTTTTGTCGAAAACGGGCAATATGTCAAAACAGGAGATTTAATTGCCAAGATAGATGACAGTCAAGCAGTTTATAAGATAGACTCTTTAGAAAGACAGCGTCTTGATCTTGAACTTCAGAGAGAAAATTTACAAAGACAACTTCAGAACTATATTTTAAAATCTCCTCAAGAAGGATTTATCCAAAACCTTGCGGCAGAAGAAGGTCAACTTGTCAGCCAAGGAATGCAGATAATGACTATTGTTGATGATTCAAAGATGAAGCTAAGCACGCAGCTTCCTGCCTGGTGCTATGGGAAGGTAAAAAAGGGGCAGAAGGCAGAGGTTGTAGTATCTGACCTTATGGATAGGGTCGACGGTGTTGTGGAAAGTATTGGTAGCAGGATATACAAAAATGATGATGGTGTGATGGTATTTGATGCAAAGGTAGTAGTTTCAAACAAAAACGGTAGTTTGACTGAAGGTATGAGGGCAAGTATAAGTTTAAAACTTTCAACCGGTGAAAAAGTGACATCGCTCAGCGAAGGTGTTTTAGAAGTATTTTCAAAAAAGAGTATTGTAAGTCCTGTTTCTGGCAAAATAGAAAAGGTTTTTGTGGAAAACGGGCAGAAGGTAAAAATGGATAGTTTGCTTTTGAAATTTTCGACAGATGATATTGAAATGCAAATAAAACAGCTTGATTTGAAGATAGAAGAAATAAAGTCCCAGATAGAAGCAGCCAAAGATGATTTGAAAAACTTTAAAATTTTATCACCAATTAACGGTAAAATAGCTGATTTGAATCTCCAGGATGGTGATGTGGTAAGTGCTGGGCAGTTAATATGTTCAGTATATGACCCAAAACACCTTGCAATAAATGCTCAGGTGGAAGAACTTGACATTTTGAAGATAAAGCCTGGACAAAAGGTTAACATAAAACTTGATGCAGTTGAAAGCACAAAGAATAAGCCCATAGAAGGATATGTTGCAGAGATTTCTGAAAAGGCTCAAGTAGACAACAGTAGTATCTCAAAATTTGTTGTCAAGATAGAGTTTGAAAATAGCAATAGTGTAAAAATTGGAATGCATGCAGAAGCAGAGATTATTTTAAAGTCCAAGGAAAGTGCACTGGTTGTGCCGGTTGAAGCTGTTCACAAAGAAAATGGAATATATTATGTATATGTTTACACACAACAAAGGGCTAAAACTTCTGATAAAAACAAAGAACAAAAAACTGTTTCCAAAACTGATGAATACGGGCTTGACAGTTCTTATTATAAAGATACAGAGAAAAGACAGGTCAAACTGGGAATGACAACCGAGAAATACGCTGAAATTTTAGAAGGACTTATTGAGGGAGAAGAAGTAGTACTTCCAAAATTTGATGCTGAAAAACAGGGACAAAGTCTTTTCTATTAA
- a CDS encoding ABC transporter permease, translated as MEKFLLACKMAIQSIFLNRLRSFLTLLGVVIGVGAVVAAVGLAEGTTAGITKEIEKLGTNLVYVIVNPASKSEDISVDEFLEFARKNNDVILGVSPFVQYPAQALFRSKKEECQVIGATAEYMMIQNLALSKGRFISPVDIDFRQKVAVIGSRIQKKLFGNQNPVSSEINVNGQVFKVIGVLKEKQGGRDNTVDDSVIVPLFALNSMFAGDYALVKNFLVRTVSADKNGEVKKRVKVYLSSIIKKDENYSVYDMSELMSTLNRITYLLMIILGGIATISLVVGGIGIMNIMLVSVTERTREIGIRKAIGAKRSDIRVQFLIESMVITGVGGVIGILLGFFVIAVGISKIPGVEPVYSLKWAFVAFGISVLIGVIFGMLPAEKAARLNPIEALRYE; from the coding sequence ATGGAGAAATTTTTGCTCGCTTGTAAGATGGCAATCCAGAGCATTTTTCTAAACAGGTTACGATCATTTTTGACACTTCTTGGTGTTGTCATAGGAGTTGGAGCGGTGGTTGCAGCTGTAGGGCTTGCTGAAGGAACAACAGCTGGTATTACGAAAGAGATAGAAAAACTTGGCACAAACCTTGTGTATGTTATTGTAAATCCAGCTTCAAAGAGTGAAGATATTTCAGTTGACGAATTTTTAGAATTTGCAAGAAAAAATAACGATGTTATTTTGGGTGTAAGCCCATTTGTCCAGTATCCAGCCCAAGCGCTTTTCAGAAGTAAAAAGGAAGAGTGCCAGGTTATTGGTGCAACAGCCGAGTACATGATGATACAAAACCTTGCACTTTCAAAAGGAAGGTTTATAAGTCCTGTAGACATTGATTTTAGGCAAAAAGTGGCAGTTATAGGTTCAAGAATACAAAAAAAGCTATTTGGTAATCAGAATCCTGTGAGCAGTGAAATAAACGTAAATGGTCAGGTTTTCAAGGTGATTGGTGTTTTGAAAGAAAAACAGGGTGGGAGAGACAACACAGTAGATGACAGTGTCATAGTGCCTTTATTTGCTTTAAATAGTATGTTTGCAGGAGACTATGCTCTTGTAAAAAATTTTTTAGTGCGTACAGTTTCTGCAGATAAAAATGGAGAGGTTAAAAAAAGAGTAAAAGTATATTTAAGTAGCATTATAAAGAAAGATGAAAATTATTCGGTTTATGATATGTCAGAACTTATGTCCACGCTCAATCGAATAACCTATCTTTTAATGATAATCCTTGGCGGTATTGCTACAATTTCTCTTGTAGTTGGTGGAATTGGAATTATGAACATTATGCTTGTATCTGTTACAGAAAGAACAAGAGAAATTGGGATTCGAAAAGCAATTGGGGCAAAGAGAAGCGATATTAGAGTACAGTTTCTCATAGAATCGATGGTTATAACAGGTGTTGGTGGGGTAATCGGGATCTTGCTTGGTTTTTTTGTAATTGCAGTCGGAATTTCGAAAATTCCTGGAGTTGAGCCTGTGTATTCGCTAAAGTGGGCTTTTGTGGCTTTTGGAATTTCGGTTTTAATAGGAGTTATTTTTGGAATGCTTCCGGCAGAGAAGGCAGCGCGCTTAAATCCTATAGAGGCGCTAAGATACGAATAA
- a CDS encoding SufB/SufD family protein has product MSSRHYIDEKILDLAKSALNKKAAYGQDIDLSQFEEAEEKDQISDLSKLPDEIQKTILNAGIEVSEEGRSGSFLQFDHSVVYRRLQQRYHGQLEILDINEALEKYPEVREKYFWKAVKPDRDKYTAFSAMHPAHGYFIRVFKGQKVEKPIQACLLLQENARIQNVHNIVILEEGAEVQIINGCATAPKVKEGLHIGISEFYLKKGSKLTFTMVHNWAEDFYVRPRGVTIVEDNAVFVSNYVLLKPVKSIQSFPVAVLKGKNAVASFNSILYGLKDSEIDMGSHIILEGENSSGQAISRAIVKDSAKIFSRGILEARQNLSKAHLDCRGILLSSSGMMYAVPELLSDGTPQSHLSHEAAIGPIAEEEVEYLMARGLSKDEAISLITQGFMDVKILGLPKHLENYIQELILQTQEENM; this is encoded by the coding sequence TTGTCTTCAAGACACTATATAGATGAAAAGATTTTAGATCTTGCAAAGTCAGCTTTAAATAAAAAGGCTGCTTATGGACAAGATATTGATCTTTCCCAGTTTGAAGAGGCAGAGGAAAAAGACCAGATTTCAGATCTCTCTAAACTTCCAGATGAAATACAAAAAACAATTTTAAATGCGGGAATAGAGGTATCTGAAGAAGGCCGGTCGGGAAGTTTTTTGCAGTTTGACCACTCTGTTGTATACAGGCGGCTTCAGCAAAGATACCATGGCCAACTTGAAATTTTAGACATTAATGAGGCTTTAGAAAAATATCCGGAGGTTCGTGAAAAGTATTTCTGGAAAGCAGTAAAACCTGACAGAGATAAATACACTGCATTTTCTGCAATGCATCCAGCTCACGGGTACTTTATAAGAGTGTTCAAAGGACAGAAGGTTGAAAAACCAATACAGGCATGCTTGCTTTTGCAAGAAAATGCAAGGATACAAAATGTTCATAATATTGTCATATTAGAAGAAGGTGCAGAGGTTCAGATTATAAACGGATGCGCAACAGCACCAAAAGTTAAAGAGGGGCTGCACATTGGAATTTCTGAGTTTTATCTTAAAAAAGGAAGCAAACTCACATTTACGATGGTTCACAATTGGGCAGAAGATTTTTACGTCAGACCACGTGGTGTTACGATTGTAGAAGATAATGCTGTATTTGTTTCAAACTATGTGCTTTTAAAACCTGTAAAGTCAATACAGTCATTTCCTGTTGCAGTTTTGAAAGGTAAAAACGCTGTTGCTTCTTTTAATTCGATCCTTTATGGTCTAAAAGACTCTGAAATTGACATGGGATCACATATAATACTGGAAGGTGAAAATTCAAGCGGTCAGGCAATATCAAGAGCAATTGTAAAAGACAGTGCAAAGATATTTTCACGCGGAATTTTAGAAGCTCGGCAGAACCTCTCAAAAGCGCACCTTGATTGCCGCGGAATACTTTTATCAAGCAGCGGAATGATGTACGCTGTGCCAGAACTATTATCAGATGGCACACCGCAAAGCCATCTTTCACATGAGGCTGCAATAGGTCCTATTGCCGAAGAAGAGGTAGAATACCTGATGGCAAGAGGGCTTTCAAAAGACGAGGCAATATCTCTTATAACCCAAGGGTTTATGGATGTAAAAATACTTGGGCTTCCCAAGCATCTTGAAAATTATATACAGGAGCTTATTTTGCAGACCCAAGAGGAGAATATGTAA
- a CDS encoding ABC transporter ATP-binding protein: MLEIVDLHVEVGSKEILKGVSLTIPDGETHILFGPNGSGKTTLMMSIMGLPKYKITSGKIIFNGIDITHMPTHERSKLGIGMMFQKPPAIRGVELQKLAEIIKSIRNTDADIQEYAKILNLENHLSREVNYGFSGGEIKRSELLQLLCQKPNLVLLDEPESGVDLDNITLLGNLIKKLLKGEKIKKRHTSGLIVTHTGYILEYVNADKGHILMDGKIVCSGSAEDLFEEIRQNGFGRCENCLQDTI, translated from the coding sequence ATGCTTGAGATAGTTGACCTTCACGTTGAGGTTGGCTCAAAAGAGATTTTAAAAGGTGTTTCGCTAACAATCCCGGATGGAGAGACGCACATTTTGTTTGGTCCAAACGGAAGCGGAAAGACAACACTTATGATGAGCATTATGGGACTTCCAAAATATAAAATTACATCTGGCAAGATAATCTTCAATGGCATAGACATTACACACATGCCAACACATGAAAGATCAAAACTTGGAATTGGAATGATGTTTCAAAAACCACCAGCAATAAGAGGCGTTGAACTTCAAAAGCTTGCTGAGATTATAAAATCTATAAGAAATACCGATGCTGATATACAAGAGTATGCAAAAATTTTGAATTTAGAAAATCATCTGTCAAGAGAAGTAAATTATGGATTTTCTGGTGGTGAGATAAAAAGGTCTGAACTTTTGCAGCTTTTGTGTCAAAAACCAAACCTTGTACTTTTGGATGAACCAGAGTCTGGTGTTGATCTTGACAATATAACTCTTTTAGGGAATTTGATTAAAAAGCTTTTGAAAGGCGAAAAGATAAAAAAGCGTCACACCTCCGGCTTGATTGTCACACATACAGGATATATTTTGGAGTATGTCAACGCAGACAAAGGACATATTCTGATGGATGGAAAGATAGTTTGTTCAGGTTCTGCAGAAGACCTATTTGAAGAAATAAGACAGAACGGATTTGGGAGGTGTGAAAATTGTCTTCAAGACACTATATAG
- a CDS encoding cyclic-di-AMP receptor, which produces MKLVLAIISEVDKNKVNLALIENGLSATIIYSTGGLLNKGTVSFMIGVEDEKVDEVIEIIKKNVSERKEVSKSTLPPALQSLFFVSKQRIEQGGAVIFVLDIENFLKV; this is translated from the coding sequence ATGAAATTAGTTTTAGCGATAATCTCTGAAGTAGATAAAAACAAAGTTAATCTTGCTTTAATTGAAAATGGGCTATCCGCTACAATTATTTATTCAACAGGTGGACTTCTGAACAAGGGAACTGTTTCATTTATGATAGGTGTTGAGGATGAAAAGGTTGATGAGGTTATAGAAATAATTAAAAAGAATGTCTCTGAAAGGAAAGAGGTTTCAAAGTCTACTTTGCCGCCAGCACTGCAAAGCTTGTTTTTTGTTAGCAAACAAAGGATAGAACAAGGTGGTGCTGTAATTTTTGTATTAGATATTGAAAACTTCTTGAAAGTTTGA
- a CDS encoding NAD(P)/FAD-dependent oxidoreductase, with protein sequence MIYDCAVIGSGPAGLSAAINLAQTNRSVVVFATKLEDSSIYRAPEVNNYLGFHGVTGKELLQAFYDHAKKMGIEVVYKKVINFYKSGDIFTINANNEFFEAYSVILAIGTPKKTLLENESEFVGRGISYCAICDGMLYRGRNIAVIGESMEAEEEAEYLSELAKKVYYIPLYKKNEFHFRDNVEIVLARPKGVYGEDFVNALEFEDRILNVDGIFIIRKTMPADQLIYGLEFTEDGHIKVDDKMQTSIEGLFAAGDCTGRPYQVAKAVGEGQIAGLSASTYVKMVKEKQK encoded by the coding sequence ATGATTTATGATTGTGCGGTAATTGGATCAGGACCTGCAGGCTTGTCTGCTGCTATAAATCTTGCTCAGACAAACAGAAGTGTTGTTGTATTTGCAACAAAACTGGAAGACTCAAGTATCTACAGAGCACCTGAGGTAAACAACTATCTTGGGTTTCATGGTGTAACAGGAAAAGAACTTTTGCAGGCGTTTTATGACCATGCTAAAAAGATGGGTATTGAGGTTGTGTACAAGAAGGTTATAAACTTCTACAAATCAGGTGACATTTTTACGATAAACGCAAACAACGAGTTTTTTGAGGCGTATTCTGTCATTTTGGCAATTGGCACGCCTAAAAAAACTCTTTTAGAGAATGAGTCTGAGTTTGTAGGAAGAGGAATTTCATACTGTGCTATTTGCGATGGAATGCTCTACAGAGGTAGAAATATTGCAGTGATTGGGGAAAGTATGGAAGCTGAAGAAGAGGCTGAGTATTTGTCTGAGCTTGCTAAAAAGGTATATTATATTCCACTTTACAAAAAGAATGAGTTTCATTTTAGAGACAATGTTGAGATTGTGCTGGCGCGTCCAAAAGGTGTATATGGAGAAGATTTTGTAAATGCATTGGAGTTTGAAGACAGGATATTGAATGTAGATGGAATATTTATAATAAGAAAAACTATGCCGGCTGACCAGTTAATTTATGGGCTTGAATTTACTGAAGACGGACACATAAAGGTTGATGATAAGATGCAAACATCAATTGAAGGACTTTTTGCAGCAGGAGATTGCACAGGACGGCCATATCAAGTTGCAAAAGCTGTCGGTGAGGGTCAGATTGCTGGACTTTCAGCCTCAACATATGTGAAGATGGTAAAAGAAAAGCAAAAGTAA
- a CDS encoding zinc ribbon domain-containing protein encodes MPFYDLRCKDCGEEFNVRASIKERENKEIECPNCHSHELEAVFKSVNIISSSKSSDSGYSCTSGCCGGSCGF; translated from the coding sequence ATGCCATTTTACGATTTGAGGTGCAAAGATTGTGGTGAGGAGTTCAATGTTAGAGCATCAATTAAAGAGAGGGAAAACAAAGAGATTGAATGTCCAAATTGTCACAGTCATGAGCTTGAAGCAGTTTTTAAAAGCGTGAATATAATCTCATCCTCGAAGTCTTCTGATAGTGGCTATTCTTGTACAAGTGGATGCTGTGGAGGTTCCTGTGGATTCTAA
- a CDS encoding FTR1 family protein, translating to MVQGFVIAFREVFEIILVVVVMIGVIQKLNQKDLLKSLNIGLVLGIVLSALLGIIVFAFYESLEESFEGVEIALKALLVILITWFLTLAIKYQKKDFSQQTYKKVINFQKYSYGIFLLSLVNVLREGAELVIFSLASFSKNKSLTLFYGIGLGIFAAVLLGYFVFKLSNGINIRLFFIVTTLILVIVSSDVLKDLVEEILKEGLKTQNEVIPVALSCVYILVFLVLMISSNIISRQKTE from the coding sequence ATGGTTCAGGGATTTGTAATTGCTTTTAGAGAGGTTTTTGAGATAATTCTTGTAGTTGTTGTGATGATTGGGGTTATTCAAAAGCTTAACCAAAAAGATTTGCTAAAAAGTTTGAATATTGGGCTGGTATTAGGGATTGTTTTAAGTGCATTGCTTGGTATTATTGTATTTGCTTTTTATGAGAGCTTGGAAGAGTCCTTTGAGGGAGTTGAGATAGCATTAAAAGCTTTATTGGTGATTCTAATTACATGGTTTTTAACTTTAGCTATCAAATATCAGAAAAAGGATTTTAGTCAGCAGACTTATAAAAAGGTTATTAATTTCCAAAAATATTCATATGGTATTTTTCTCCTATCTCTTGTAAATGTTCTGCGAGAAGGAGCGGAACTGGTAATATTTTCATTGGCTTCATTTTCCAAGAATAAATCCTTAACTTTATTCTACGGGATTGGCCTGGGGATATTTGCAGCTGTACTTTTGGGTTACTTTGTTTTTAAGCTTTCTAATGGAATTAACATAAGACTATTTTTCATTGTCACAACATTAATTTTGGTAATTGTTTCGTCTGATGTTTTAAAAGACTTGGTTGAAGAAATTCTTAAAGAAGGGTTAAAAACTCAGAATGAGGTTATTCCTGTTGCTCTAAGTTGTGTATATATTTTAGTATTCTTAGTCTTAATGATAAGTTCAAATAT